Proteins encoded together in one Bos indicus isolate NIAB-ARS_2022 breed Sahiwal x Tharparkar chromosome 3, NIAB-ARS_B.indTharparkar_mat_pri_1.0, whole genome shotgun sequence window:
- the RPL5 gene encoding large ribosomal subunit protein uL18: MGFVKVVKNKAYFKRYQVKFRRRREGKTDYYARKRLVIQDKNKYNTPKYRMIVRVTNRDIICQIAYARIEGDMIVCAAYAHELPKYGVKVGLTNYAAAYCTGLLLARRLLNRFGMDKIYEGQVEVTGDEYNVESIDGQPGAFTCYLDAGLARTTTGNKVFGALKGAVDGGLSIPHSTKRFPGYDSESKEFSAEVHRKHIMGQNVADYMRYLIEEDEDAYKKQFSQYIKNNVTPDMMEEMYKKAHAAIRENPVYEKKPKKEVKKKRWNRPKMSLAQKKDRVAQKKASFLRAQERAAES, from the exons ATG GGGTTTGTTAAAGTTGTCAAGAACAAGGCCTACTTCAAGAGATACCAAGTGAAATTCAGAAGAAGGCGAG agggCAAAACTGACTACTATGCTCGGAAACGATTGGTAATCCAAGATAAAAATAAGTACAACACACCTAAATACAGAATGATTGTTCGTGTAACGAACAGAGATATCATTTGTCAG atTGCTTATGCCCGTATAGAAGGAGATATGATAGTTTGTGCAGCTTATGCTCACGAACTCCCAAAATATGGTGTGAAGGTTGGCCTGACAAATTATGCTGCGGCATATTGTACTGGCCTGCTGCTGGCCCGCAGG CTTCTTAATAGGTTTGGTATGGACAAAATTTATGAAGGGCAAGTCGAGGTGACTGGAGATGAATACAATGTGGAAAGCATCGATGGTCAACCTGGTGCCTTCACCTGTTACCTGGATGCAGGACTTGCCAGAACTACTACCGGGAATAAAGTTTTTGGGGCCCTAAAGGGAGCTGTCGATGGAGGCTTGTCTATCCCTCACAG tacCAAACGGTTCCCTGGTTatgattcagaaagcaaagaattcagTGCTGAGGTACACCGAAAGCACATCATGGGGCAAAACGTTGCAGATTACATGCGCTACCTGATTGAGGAAGATGAAGATGCTTACAAGAAACAGTTCTCTCAGTACATAAAGAACAACGTAACTCCAGACAtg ATGGAGGAGATGTATAAGAAAGCTCATGCTGCAATACGAGAGAATCCAGTGTATGAGAAGAAGCCtaagaaagaagttaaaaagaagag gTGGAACCGTCCCAAAATGTCACTTGCCCAGAAGAAAGATCGGGTAGCTCAGAAGAAGGCAAGCTTCCTTAGAGCTCAGGAACGAGCTGCTGAGAGTTAA